The following proteins are encoded in a genomic region of Mycolicibacterium rutilum:
- the aztA gene encoding zinc ABC transporter ATP-binding protein AztA translates to MNDAIHVDGVGFGYNETRVLDGLTLHIPGGATTAVVGANGSGKSTLLGLLAGTLFPQQGSIDAPRADGVAFAVQHSQVSDALPITVAETVMMGRWRALGLWRRPSREDRAIVDYWITELGLDDLRRRRLGTLSGGQRQRTLLAQAFAQESPVVLLDEPTVGLDADSRDRVARQIVRLAASGRTIVAATHDVGLAGRFDFCVLLGAGSVLATGSPEAIFTEPNLAAALSLG, encoded by the coding sequence ATGAACGACGCGATACACGTCGACGGAGTAGGGTTCGGCTACAACGAGACCCGCGTACTCGACGGGTTGACCCTGCACATACCGGGCGGCGCGACAACGGCCGTCGTCGGCGCCAATGGGTCCGGAAAGTCGACATTGCTGGGCCTGCTCGCCGGCACGCTGTTCCCCCAGCAGGGTTCCATCGATGCGCCGAGGGCAGACGGAGTGGCGTTCGCGGTCCAACACAGTCAGGTCAGCGATGCCTTGCCCATCACCGTCGCGGAAACCGTGATGATGGGCCGATGGCGTGCGCTCGGGCTGTGGCGGCGTCCGTCCCGGGAGGACCGCGCGATCGTCGACTACTGGATCACCGAACTGGGCCTCGATGATCTTCGCCGACGCAGACTCGGCACCCTGTCCGGCGGACAGCGGCAGCGCACTCTCCTGGCGCAGGCTTTCGCCCAGGAGTCGCCGGTCGTGTTGCTCGACGAACCCACGGTCGGTCTGGACGCGGACTCCCGGGACCGGGTGGCACGCCAGATAGTTCGGCTCGCGGCCTCGGGGAGGACCATTGTCGCCGCCACCCACGATGTCGGGTTGGCGGGGCGGTTCGACTTCTGCGTGCTGTTGGGTGCCGGCAGCGTGCTGGCCACCGGCAGCCCGGAGGCGATATTCACCGAACCGAATCTGGCGGCGGCGTTGAGCCTGGGTTGA
- the bluB gene encoding 5,6-dimethylbenzimidazole synthase: MSEHAFSAPERRAVYRVIAERRDMRRFVPNSEIPEDVLARLLQAAHAAPSVGLMQPWRFIRITNADVRQRIHRIVDEERFRIAEALGPRGDEFLQLKVEGILECAELFVVALADNRATHVFGRRTLPQMDLASVSCALQNLWLAARAEGLGMGWVSIFDPRALADTLGMPADAEPVAIICLGPVPAFPDRPALEIDRWTVGRPLDEFVWENSWHRSKPAGLSSGE; the protein is encoded by the coding sequence GTGAGCGAGCATGCGTTCAGCGCACCGGAGCGCCGCGCGGTCTACCGCGTCATCGCCGAGCGACGCGACATGCGGCGCTTCGTGCCGAACTCGGAGATACCCGAAGACGTGCTCGCCAGATTGCTGCAGGCAGCCCACGCGGCACCCAGCGTGGGACTGATGCAACCGTGGCGATTCATTCGGATCACCAACGCCGATGTACGACAACGAATCCATCGCATAGTGGACGAGGAACGGTTTCGCATAGCAGAGGCACTAGGCCCGCGCGGAGACGAGTTCCTCCAACTCAAAGTCGAAGGGATCCTCGAGTGCGCCGAGTTGTTCGTCGTAGCGCTTGCCGACAACAGGGCGACACACGTGTTCGGCCGGCGAACCCTTCCCCAGATGGATCTCGCGTCCGTCTCATGCGCGTTGCAGAATCTATGGCTTGCAGCGCGGGCTGAGGGGCTCGGGATGGGTTGGGTCTCGATCTTCGATCCGCGTGCGCTCGCCGACACGCTCGGGATGCCCGCCGACGCCGAGCCCGTTGCGATCATCTGCCTCGGTCCGGTACCCGCGTTCCCGGACCGACCTGCGCTCGAGATAGACCGGTGGACGGTCGGACGGCCACTCGACGAATTCGTCTGGGAGAACTCTTGGCACCGCAGCAAGCCAGCAGGCCTAAGCTCGGGTGAATGA
- a CDS encoding LamB/YcsF family protein, translating to MTIDLNADLGEGFGVWRLGDDDAMLDIVTSANVACGFHAGDPALLLRTCRAAVERGVHIGAQVSYRDLAGFGRRYIDVPPEELKADVIYQIGALQALASAAGASVDYVKPHGALYNSAVTSSDQARAVAEAVHAVDPNLPVLGVAGSALFREAEQLGIHTVPEAFADRSYRPDGQLVSRRERNAVLHDTDEIAERVASMVRAGRVDAVDGTTIPITVESVCVHGDSPGAVQIATAVRDRLVAEGVELKAFV from the coding sequence ATGACGATCGACCTCAACGCCGACCTGGGCGAAGGCTTCGGGGTGTGGCGCCTCGGTGACGACGACGCCATGCTTGACATAGTCACCAGCGCCAACGTGGCATGCGGGTTTCATGCCGGCGACCCGGCGCTGCTGTTGCGGACATGCAGAGCGGCCGTCGAGCGCGGCGTGCACATCGGCGCCCAGGTGAGCTATCGGGATCTCGCCGGGTTCGGCCGTCGTTACATTGATGTGCCGCCCGAGGAACTCAAGGCCGATGTCATCTACCAGATCGGCGCCCTCCAGGCCCTCGCCTCGGCCGCCGGGGCGTCCGTCGATTACGTGAAACCGCATGGCGCCTTGTACAACTCGGCTGTAACCTCCAGCGATCAGGCACGTGCCGTCGCCGAGGCGGTGCATGCCGTCGATCCGAACCTGCCCGTCCTGGGAGTTGCCGGTTCGGCCTTGTTCAGGGAAGCCGAGCAGCTCGGGATACATACCGTGCCCGAGGCATTCGCCGACCGGTCGTATCGTCCCGACGGGCAGCTGGTGTCCCGGCGGGAGCGCAATGCCGTGTTACACGACACCGACGAGATCGCCGAACGGGTCGCGTCGATGGTCCGCGCCGGCCGGGTCGACGCGGTCGACGGGACAACCATTCCGATCACCGTCGAATCGGTCTGTGTACACGGGGATTCGCCGGGCGCCGTACAGATCGCAACCGCTGTACGTGACCGACTGGTCGCCGAGGGCGTGGAACTCAAGGCCTTCGTCTAG